NNNNNNNNNNNNNNNNNNNNNNNNNNNNNNNNNNNNNNNNNNNNNNNNNNNNNNNNNNNNNNNNNNNNNNNNNNNNNNNNNNNNNNNNNNNNNNNNNNNNNNNNNNNNNNNNNNNNNNNNNNNNNNNNNNNNNNNNNNNNNNNNNNNNNNNNNNNNNNNNNNNNNNNNNNNNNNNNNNNNNNNNNNNNNNNNNNNNNNNNNNNNNNNNNNNNNNNNNNNNNNNNNNNNNNNNNNNNNNNNNNNNNNNNNNNNNNNNNNNNNNNNNNNNNNNNNNNNNNNNNNNNNNNNNNNNNNNNNNNNNNNNNNNNNNNNNNNNNNNNNNNNNNNNNNNNNNNNNNNNNNNNNNNNNNNNNNNNNNNNNNNNNNNNNNNNNNNNNNNNNNNNNNNNNNNNNNNNNNNNNNNNNNNNNNNNNNNNNNNNNNNNNNNNNNNNNNNNNNNNNNNNNNNNNNNNNNNNNNNNNNNNNNNNNNNNNNNNNNNNNNNNNNNNNNNNNNNNNNNNNNNNNNNNNNNNNNNNNNNNNNNNNNNNNNNNNNNNNNNNNNNNNNNNNNNNNNNNNNNNNNNNNNNNNNNNNNNNNNNNNNNNNNNNNNNNNNNNNNNNNNNNNNNNNNNNNNNNNNNNNNNNNNNNNNNNNNNNNNNNNNNNNNNNNNNNNNNNNNNNNNNNNNNNNNNNNNNNNNNNNNNNNNNNNNNNNNNNNNNNNNNNNNNNNNNNNNNNNNNNNNNNNNNNNNNNNNNNNNNNNNNNNNNNNNNNNNNNNNNNNNNNNNNNNNNNNNNNNNNNNNNNNNNNNNNNNNNNNNNNNNNNNNNNNNNNNNNNNNNNNNNNNNNNNNNNNNNNNNNNNNNNNNNNNNNNNNNNNNNNNNNNNNNNNNNNNNNNNNNNNNNNNNNNNNNNNNNNNNNNNNNNNNNNNNNNNNNNNNNNNNNNNNNNNNNNNNNNNNNNNNNNNNNNNNNNNNNNNttagtcaagtacaaactctaagactacagtatgtgccatatttctagagagaagagcggcaccactcCAGGaaggatgaagaccatctcttttcaacaggtcgggtctgccccaaaagctcacccaattgtctatgaaacccaTGTTAATccgcgggcaccacttagacatccagccattgagtgatgacaatctgctatgcatctcatcaccacggtaatcAGGGAGGggccagagcatattacagtgtctgacatcatgcttgcaagttcacacacctctttaatgttatgtTTAGTGATCTCTGACTGGCAAAGTGGAACATCATTAGTTCAATCTTGCTGAatttatgtttagcattagccagcacttttaaattcgccaagatgtcaggcgctcttgctcccggtaaacattgaactatggtggctggtgttttcaagttccgtacaatagaatcgccaataactagggCTCTTTCATCAGGTTtatcagtgggtgcttcactgagtggggagaacctgtttaatgttttgatcggaacagaagagcggtgtttagacccacgactatgccgcctcacagtcacccagttgccctgcttaCCCAGTTGCCCtgcacactgagcacaggtgccccacaaggctgtgtactgagcccgctgctcttcacgctggtgacccacgactgcactgccaagttcagcttcaactacatcatcaagtttgcggatgacacaacggtggtaggtctcatcGGCAACAGCGATGAAATGCACTACATGGATGAAGTGGCAAAGCTGGCTGACCAGTGGCGGCATAACAACCTGCAATGTCACTCCAGTAATGGAGAGAAGGCAAGAGGAGgctgtgatggacttcaggagaaaactCCATTTAGAAAACCCCCACTAATCATCAACAgcttgactgtggagagagtcagcagcactaaattcctgggggtgcacatcacagaggatctcacctggaccaccaaacACCATGTCACtttccaagaaggcacaacagcgcctacactttctccgccaGCTGAAAAGAGCACGTCTCCTCCCACCCATCCTCGCTTACATTCTAAAGGGGGAACCATTGAGAGGATGCTGACCacgcatcactgtctggtacgggaacCAGTGCAGCAGACTGCACTCCTAGCTTTTTATTTGTgcgaacacagctgcaaagatcatcggtgccccctCTCCCTCCATCCTGGATATTTCTCCGCCAATGCTCCAGCAGCTAGCAGTACCGTGAAGGCACCATCCTCCCACGGTCTCTTCCAGCTTCTACCATCAGGAAgatggtaccggagcatcagaacccactccgccagactgctcaacagctttttcccccaggctgtgagagccctgaactcaaatcaccccgaactcctctgaaaccccacacaaaccccctgCACCTACTGGAAACATGGAACATTCCACCTCCCACCTCCCCCAACACCCctccaaccttaccacatcacagaaaagctgtctgaaactctctttttggTAATCAGCAAGTTATACCACAGCTCAGTGGTCCTCTACAAAACCACCCAGAAAACACTCTTTCCTCTGTGCACAGTAGACACTTTTCTCACACACTGCTGCAATGCATCCCACAaaaagactcagtaatatgtgtttacatgctaatcttcactacaaatcatcttgcactgttcccctgTTTTCATCTGCTTTGACTTTatcgatgtttctctttgcacatgtacagcattatgtgaagcattcgtatagtttgtattttttagtttataaaggcaaacatttatatatatagtatattttataaaaaattgtcGAAGGTTACGctgtgtataggtacagtattTATGTAGCCATTCGTATAgcttgtattttttagtttatgtataggtaaagttttttatatatagtatatttatagtcagaATCTATCAATGGGTTAGTTGTGTATATagatttatactgtatttatgcaGCACCATGTGGTCAACAGAGTCCGTGACATTTCAGTTTCACTGTAACAATAAAAGCTCAACCGGACTTGACTTAACCCGAGCATACACAGCCCTGGTGAGAAGCGGTGGGTCAGGtcatttactgttttttcttgctgtagctgctgcaTGTACAATGGCATCCGcaaagagccattaaaaaattaatgggtgtgttgggatgcaccagcGAACGCAGGATTTttccatagaccgctgaggaccACGAttggttaaatttcatttcaaaGGGAATGTCCTGGAAAAACCGCGGAAAAGTCATATACCTTTGTGCTAACATTTCgcggactgcctcacaaacgaggtcAGTTCAGCACTAGAGTTGTGCAGAGATTGCTTCTGAAAGGGGAGTCATACTAGCGCTACATGCGCCAGCGTCAGACTCCAGCCAAAGTAaagcatcatgcctcaaattttgtttttcaggcttcttggctctctgtaggctaatgttgctaaaacTACCATTATCTCTGCCTGTGTTTTTCACTACTGCTGCTGCCTtccgtgctaccagaatgatgcGTAAATGTGGAATGTGGTGGTTAAAGTGCATTTGGAAACAGCGTGAGGGGATCCAGTAGCTGCCGCGGTCACCACCACTTAAACCCGTAACATGGTATGCCCCGCTGACAggagctcttgaagctccacaCTCTTCTGAAAGGAGGCAGGAGCGCCAGCTCATTTCTAATTTAAAGGGACAAACTGCAAAAAACAGCCGTTTTGAAACATGCACCTAAATGtagcaatttcaacaagctataaaaaaaaatgatctgtgggggtattttgagataaaacttccacgcatacacacactctaggggacatcagagaacaatttaaaatattgaatcaaTGCATCCTATGGCgcatttaaaaattcaaacaatgctGAACATTACCCATAccccacattatttttttcttttctattcacactgttttaaaccctttcttttttttttttttaaccttcttcACTCACCTTTGCTTttgcccttcttaaaaacaaccacataatcttTATAAGTagatgtacttttcaaaatgagTTATGAAACAGTTGTTCCCTGTAGCAGCGAGGGACCGAGTGAATGCAGTTTGCATAGCCTGGCGTCAAACAAGACAGTTTCTGAGAGACTAATACCATGTTTTACTCCAAAAATCACTATATAGCATCAGCtgtgtgtttaaaacagtttagcTTCTGTGGTTCCATATTTAgcttcttatcacagtgagaGAAGCACTATTTTTAATGGAATTCTATACTGTGATGCAAGCTATGCCAATTAGCATAGCATTGCAGTTGTGTTTATGGTCTACCATGTTTTGTCCATTGCATCTCTATCTGCATATCTTTCCAGCTGTAGTGATATTAGATGCGTTGAAAgtgtaaaaagtgaaagtgacgtgacatattGCCGggcatggtgacccatactcaaaattaaattgctgtgccatttaacccatccagtaatgcacacacaccagtgaacacacacacctggaggagtgggcagccattttatgctgtggTGCCGGGGGAGCAGTTAGTGGCTTGGGTGCCTTGCCTCATGGGCAATCCCCAGTCCCTGAAATAAAAAATGCCTCACATTTATTGGAAATACATATGTATTGTAATTTGTTTCCCTTGTCAGAAGAAAGATTGGCTCCACCCAGGTTTTTTCTCTCAGCTAAAAACATACAAGCAATTCTTTTACTTCCCACCGTTACTTTTTTGTCTGAAGTGGGGAAATAAATGCTTATACAAATATAAAGAGATTCTTGTAAACCAACGCTTTTTGATCTGATACAGCAAAGTATGGGAACCCATACTTGAGGCACAatcctctgcatttaacccttcAGAGTTACTGCATGCACATTAGagtggtgaacacacacagagcagttggCAGCCAGTCGCTGTGGTGGTGCCCGAGAGGAGCAACTTAAGATTGTATTGAAAGTGGAAGAAGTAAAGTTCATTCAATCCCTAACCTACTAGTATTGAGTATTAAAACTTGCAACCTTCGGTTTACAAGTCAGACTCCAACCATTGAGCCACAACAGCCCAGCTTGCCTTCGTACTTCCCCATTTTAAGCAGCCTGGTACTAGCATGACTGACAAATGCATGGGAACATCACCTACAAGTAGTAGTGGTGGCGAttcttggcctaatggttaaagagtcagacttgtaaccaaaaaaaaaaagttacaggaTCAAGTCTCAGTTAACCCGCAGGAATTGGGGGTCTTTATCTCAATATCCACAGCTGAGGTGCCCCTTGGCGCCCGGGCCCCCAACCCAAACTCAATTCCTACGGGGGGGCCGGGGGGAACAAAAAAATGGCGTCTGCCGCGTTTCGCTTCCCCCCCACATAACCACCCTGAGCCCACCAATCCAGTCCTTTGACTCACTTTTACCCCCCACCGGTGTGTTTGGCGCCGGGTTGGCACCACCTGCCGAGCTCCGGCCCTCCAGCACATGAGTTTGCCCCCCCAGTGTTAACAAACCCCGTCCCCGCGTAACCCTTCCCCTCCACCATTGTGCCGCCCTGTGTTCCCAAACTGGCGGCTGGACCCCGGTCATGGCTTATACAGCCGCCTGGACTCAGAATGCACGACCTTCCAAGCGGTGTGGCTAGGCCCCCTTGGTTCAATCGTGTGGGATCCCCCCTGGGCGCCCGGCCTGTCTGCCGCTTCTGCCGCCCCCCCCCCGCCCCTCGCCCCGTTCTCAGGGTTCTGTCCAGTTTCTTTCCACCCCTCGCTTTACCTGCCCACGCGTCACCTTCTCCCCCTAGACACACGCTTCTGCCCCAGACGCCCGCCTTGATCTGCGGGTCTCTTCCTGAAAGAGGAAATGTTTAGCGGTGAATGCATGCACCTTACAATGCTCAGTGCCTTGTCAAGAGGAGCCAGACCTCACGTTTCCTCGCACGCTTTTTCACCAGCGCCCCGCGGCTGGATGCCCATTCTGGACCGCCGGGCTGCAGCCTGACAGGGAAGCCCGAGGCTCCAAGTCCCCAGAATCACAAGTCGTACAAATTGTTTCACGTCCCAGGGGGCATACGTTTCGCAGCGCAGCAGGCGGTGGCTCTCCCCACATGTGACACCTCCTTCCCAACCCAAGCTACTTTGTAGTGGGTTGGGCCACTGAAGACCAGTATCGCCCTCCAGTCACTGGAACCAGTGTGGCTCAGGTAACGGTCATCCTGGTAAGGGCAATTGTGAAGATGAAGGTTAGGAGAGTTTCTTTCTCAGACCAGCACAATAACTGGATAAAGATGTGGCTGTACACTCACCATTGATTCAGAAGGTCCCACTGGGGGAGACGCCCGAGTGGACTGGGGTTGAAGTAAACAATGTCCCAGCATCAGGGCAATGTTGGGGGTCAGTCCTCTCTATAATGGCGCACCTCAAAATCACACAGGCTCGACCCCTGCCAGGCGCAGGCTTTTGTGACGGGCCTAATCAGTATCACTGTACGTAGGACGTCGTAGGCCTCATCCCCTGAGGATGAAACACTGGGGTGTTTAACCAGACTCAAGTTTGAAAGGCTTTAGGACAAGACCGAGGACGAGACTATTACCTTCAGCACAGCCTTTGGTTGACACACTTGACCATTGGCCAGTCTGAGCTCCACCCCGAGAGGTCCAGGAAGAAGCTACTGGTGGGAGGCTGGAGGAATAGAGTTGACCTCCACAACCAGAGCTCCTCCACAGAAGTTCCAGAGTACCTGCCACTGGAAGAGAAACCTGACAACAACAGACAGTGTAGCTTGTAGCATTTATCAGGGGATTAAGGTTCACACCAAGTTCATAGATCACCTACTCAAAAATGACTGTCCCTTGTGATGGAACCATATGGTTCCCATCCCCACTTCCATCGCGATGAGGTCATTCTGTTTTCCTACACCACATATCCGCTGTCCCTCCCTGTGAATAGGGGAACAGTGTCAGCATCCAGAGTCCATCATAAGCAATTGCATGAATAAAACCAGAAGCAGCTGCTCACTCATCACACATCTCGCTGTGTCGCATGCAAGTCACAGGGAACTGGTATATTGCAAAGGAAAGGTGGGACTCCACAGGCGGCACAAGGTGGGTTCATTTCCCACCCAGCAGACGCAACCGAATCCAGGCTCAGTCGAGGCAAAGTAACATCTCTAGCCACCACTACCACAACCTGACCATCTCTGATACACTGGACAGACACTAGAACAGGTACAAGAGCAAGGTTAATTCTGAGAATCAATTTTAACATGAACAGAAGACTGAGAATGCTTACCTGCCCTCCCATAGAAATCACTGCTGTCGTTAAAGCAGCAGTTGATAGCTTCACACTCAGCACCACTGATCCCAGGTTTTCCACATTGGATCTGCTCATAATCAGCTACAGCACATTTATCAAGGGGCTCTGCCAGCAACACTGGCTTCCGAAACTGAAACTGCTGGTTATGTTTCCAGGATCATCAGGGCTTGAAGGTTCTGAGGCACATCACTCCACTGTGGAACATCATGACAAAATCTTGAACCAAACACCAACTTCCAGCCATTGTTCAGTATTGAGATATTGTCCTTTGGTCTTTTGTATTCTACAGATTTTAGTTAATTAACGTGATAGTCCCTCCCTTTTCATTAACACCATGGTTCCTCAAGACTTGCAGAAATGGGAGCTTATGCACAAAAACTGGGTAATTCTCCTTGGATCTCAAGATTCAGTTCTTATTTTTCCCATTTTGAAACACATAATGCACAAACTTAattcaaaaatatctttactAATCTGATTGTAATTGGTTCTCAAATTCGGTTAACATGGTGGTTTCTTGATTCCAATGTCATATTGACAACAAATAAGAAAGGTTCAATCCCAAAGTTATTTATTGAAACTTGCCAAAAGTAGATGTTCTTCTTTGGTTGGTGCCGCTTGTCCTACCACTCCCTGCAGAAAAGTGtgcacttacaaatgaggaaaatattATTTGAAGCAGTAAATGATTTTAAGTATctggaagcttatttccaccacagaataaaaataaataaataaataaaataaaatgaaaaaaggtcATTTTGACTATTTATGTCAATGCGACTGATCTATCTCACAGTTCGCTAATATCTCAAAAATTTACCTTTTGATTACTTGGGGGAAATAATAGAAGTATGTCTATTTATTGAAACTACTAGAAAATACATGTTCAAGAGAAACTCTGACAGCCTTTATTCTTTACAATCAGACCTCAGACTTTCTTTAGTAAAAacatgactgcaaaaaaaaaaacaaaaaaacaatcagagttAACATGACTAAATCAGTTGACACTTAATGACAAGTACAATATCGAGACCCCGGCTGCAAAACACCAATTTTGgaatgtttatttcttcatcaaacctaataaatacacaaaacgtttacaaaaatattcagcactTCAAGCTTGCTGTTGTTAAACAGAATTGGAAATATTACTACTGCTTTCTTTGGCACTATGGTCAAGATGTCTTCCGTAGATCTGTCTTTGATGGTGCAAGATcagcatacatttaaataactaataaaaagtaACCTTTCTGACCATAAAACTACATCATACGTTACGCCATGGTTTAAAGCCAGATAACCATTTAGTGCATTTGAAACGATTTTCCCCAATTTGAAGTGTCCAGTTCATTTCTCGGGTGGAGAAGGCCCTCTTCATAAGAGGCGGAGGCGCCTTTCCCACCATAGACTGAATCTGTAGAGGAGTGCTGAGACAACACCAAGTCTGGGATGCGCCCCGCCTGGTTGTAGTAATCTCTGGACACTGAACCACTCCCTAAAATGTCCTGCAATGCTCCAAATATAGCACCTACatgagaagaagaaacaaaacaaccTTGAGTGAATGGTTCAAAAACTTCACTGGCAGAAAATTGTGATCTCCGGGTGTGTTGAAGGAAAAgttcccccaaaatgaaaatgtgctcgcTTATAAACAAGTGTgtgatgttgatgagtttgttttttaatcagatttgTTCGATAATAGCATCACATCCACTATTTTTTCTATTGGAGTAAGTGTTTTCCAGCTAACAGTGGGAATGTTCTGATGAGGTTCTCTCTAAAGTTATGAGCAATCGCTCTGCCAGTTAGATTTCAACAGAATGTCTATTCAAAAGCTATtcggtctttaataatgttctcaaaacgctggcataaaaaaaaacattattcatgcatagctcatggattttttttaaatgttactacttacTCTACAATGTTCGAGAATTATTGAGAAGTAATGTTTCCATAATGTTTGGAAAATGATCAAATGTCTCTTTAACATTCCTCTCATAAccaggaaaaaaacatttttaaaaaatggacgCCCAGTGaatattcaaaaataacattttcataacttcatGGAAAGCCAGCAAAACGCTATTACAACACATTTCTGCCAGCGTGCCATAGAACGGAAACCATGTTTCCTTTCCGCTATAATCAATCAGAACCTGgtgttaaaaaaactaaaacctatCGCGTGAGAAAGACTTCATTGAATTGGTCAATCTCATAACCTACTGCGATAATTAACAAAGGATCATAATGTTCCTTTAACATTCATAACTAAGCCCATGTTCTAGCACGCCGTACCACACGAATCATCGATGCAGTGTTGCATTGGTGCTAttaaaaacgtaaaaataaaataaaccatattttaaatattttgcaattaagataaataaaatgcTCTGACCCTTAATTTCAAACTTAGCTACTTGTTAATCTTTAAAGTGTCAAATAAGATGGAAAAGGACATTTCCCAAAATGCTTAAACAGCTGATCTAGCAAACATAATCTGTCCGCCATTCACTAACTCTCCTAAGCCTCGCTCACTCTGACGCCAAACATTCTTGCAAAAAAACCTCAAAATCTGTAGACTGCCTGTACAGCTCAAACATATCAGTTTGATGCCTAATTCCATCGCTCACGAGGACACGCAGGACAGTAGAGATCCGTGCTGTGAAACAGGAGATCAgagttgttattaattttttttttaattagtgttgttaagttgtgttgtttttgagtaTCAAAGTTTCAGTCTGTACCAATTTCAGTacccaaagcacacacacaaaaacatgctaataggaacaacattattttttattataacgttacacataaattaaatgtataaacctGCATcttatacttatttaaaatttgtttcaaGTTTTTCCACAAGTggataaaagtatgaaaaaagtAAACAGTTTCACCAAAAAAGCCGtgttccaccgctggaactttcaGAGGAACTAGGGAACTTTGGGCTGTACTCCGTGTGTTTCACAGCAGTAACCATGATCTAAATAAAagatcagtttaaaaaaaaaaatgcccctcagaaagtccctgctcgcggtagtactttttcaaagtccAAA
The sequence above is drawn from the Cyprinus carpio isolate SPL01 chromosome B20, ASM1834038v1, whole genome shotgun sequence genome and encodes:
- the LOC122140969 gene encoding LOW QUALITY PROTEIN: zona pellucida sperm-binding protein 4-like (The sequence of the model RefSeq protein was modified relative to this genomic sequence to represent the inferred CDS: deleted 1 base in 1 codon; substituted 1 base at 1 genomic stop codon), producing MAGSWCLFQFRKPVLLAEPLDKCAVADYEQIQCGKPGISGAECEAINCCFNDSSDFYGRAVSVQCIRDGQVVVVVARDVTLPRLSLDSVASAGWEMNPPCAPVESHLSFAIYQFPVTCMRHSEMCDEDSGYVVXENRMTSSRWKWGWEPYGSITRDSHF